In Ciona intestinalis unplaced genomic scaffold, KH HT000074.2, whole genome shotgun sequence, the sequence ACACGCTGCGCCCAAGTTGCTGACTCATTGTTTGCTGACTCAGCATTTTTTACACTGTGAATaataattgcttttatattaataagtCGTTATAGATTTAACTTTGTAATGTGTTTAACAAATACAACAGCAAATATGCAGTTCGTTATCATGttcgttttaaatttcaagAAGCTAAACCCATCTGTGGTTAAATtggaagttaaaataaataagttaaaaaagtgCAAGAAAAAAGCTGGCACACGATGGCAGTGTAGTAAGCATTTAAATTGCAAATGTGCAAGAATAAACGCAAAgacatatattttgttagtAAGCATCACACAGCAAGTTATTCAATTAAGTTGTGTGTTAGTTGTATATTGAATCTACAAACCAATGTCGCTCGGGTGGATTGCAAGCAGCATATGTCAAACACCTGTTAATTGGGACCCCCGGGGTGGCACGTGGGGTGGTACGTGGGGCCGACGAACCCCTCGTTTTGTGTCGAGGCCGTCCAGGTGAAGATTTACGAACTTCCCAAGCTAACGAGGTCGGTCTAAGTTCAATGGATtgttcattaatttaaaaattattaaaatttgtttattttttattgacaaaattataaaatattgataaaaatattcaaaacataaagtagggtggggtaagatgggacatgatttcattttcttatattctcccatctggtagtaaacaaagaagtattaaaatatgggataattgtatccatcttaccccacagtttttaaataaaaataaagatatcAAGTCATGGTAGCATTCACCTGTCGTGGTCTCCTGCGTTTTCGAGTCGTTCCTGCAAATTAATCCACTCAATCAAGGCTTGGAACTCATGACGGTAATTATCGATGATGAGGAGGACTTCCTGGGGAGTGAGAATGCTTGGTTTGAACAAAGAATGgaaaaaagagtaaaatataaaagtcacCAAGGGTTTAATGTTGATGTGGGAGATCTTACCTTGACAGCTCGGCCAAGGTTAGATGCTTCTGCATCAAGTTTACTTATGTCTGTATCTTATAACCGTTCCACCAATGTTGTTTATTAGAAACATACTGTATATCTTTACTAATCATATAGGGAAGCACCTTACactgaaaaaaattttaaaaaaaacaaaagaaattattttttataaaaagacatCAACTAAATATTAGGGTATatacttgacagcgagcatgaggacCTACagctcgacagcgagcatgaggacCTTACCTTACACTCCACGATGCTCGCATCAACTTCACAAGTTGCGTAAATCTCATCCACAGCTCGGCGGAGGTTCTCAAACAAATACGCCCAATACCTCGCACGTATGCTAACGGGGCGGCGACTGCCAGAGGTGGAACGGCGGGGTGGGGCCGGGGTGTGGTCTGTATTGGGGTGTATGTTAATATGGGATTGTTGGGGCAACATGGGTAGAAACCCCTTCATTCCATTAACTCTTATTTCTTAGTTGCATATTCTGAGTAGAAGAAATACAAtcatctatgacatcacaaacatcaTTATTACCTCCTGATGAGTTATTATGATGTTTCAGATTATTTTCTTCCACGTGAGATTGGCTACGTTTATCACGGTTCGTTGTTTCACGCTTCTTATGTTTCTTACCTGGAGATCAATTAAtggaataattaaacaaatggtTGCGAGTCAATATATTGAACTTTGGTTGGCTAACTAATGTATGCACAACTTGACTgagggcatgggagtggccaGGGACAAATTAAAGCAttcaaaaagaaaattaggtgaatttttttagaaatgcAGCTATGAATCATGTGAAACCAGGGTTGGTATACAATAAAGGGAGGGGGGGGGTCAAAAATTTCAATGGGCAATCAAAATCGTTTTACCGTAAGAATAAAATACTTAGCCCTACAAATGTACCAACTATAGCATGGTCAACCATATACAACCCCCACCTTTGTACACATGATCTACGGGTATATTCCACGAGACGAGGTTCCGTGCCGACCTTCCTTCTTCCTCCATTATCATACGGACTTTCTCAACTGTGACCGGGCGGGGTCGTTGCtgagaattaaaaacaattttaactttaggaattttttcattgcaaaatatttcatacacaaACTCTGGCTAAAATATCAGGGTTTCATTGCCgacagtttatttatattaagaaATGAGCAACTCTGGCTCATATTAACATAAGCCATCACAGGTTTTCCGGAGTGTTTTATAGGAGAACTTTAAATacatagaatgtgcatatgtGATGTTGGGCCAATTTCCGCCAACTTCAAAGTCTTTAACAAGTGCCCTACCCTTAGGCCTTACTGAgacagataaaaaaaacgaaaattctAAATTTTGCACAAATTCCACGGAACCCCCACCTTTGCATACTGATTGCTGcttgatttgttttttaacaaattatttgtGGAACTATTCAGGGGAATTCCCCCTTTCAAGTGGTTTTCCTCTAACATTGTGTCCTAAAacgacaaaaatatttttaacgttAAAACGAAAATGGAGTGTCATGAATTAAAACATGacagtattttataaatggcACAATGaaacagttattataattaattaactttatattatagttttaaatttaaaaatcacagTTATAAACTTGAAGtgcaagaaataaaaattaacataaaaaagtagaaacaaacattaagaaaatttataatgaacatttaatttataatgacTTTAACACCAGATGAGTTgtaaagtaacagaatataaacacatgagAGTTTACTTATTAAGAAACAAGGAAAATAATTACCAgaattttttgtacaaaaagcTGAAAAGGATtcgtttacatttaaacaatatttttgaatcatgaatgaaagaaaacataatacaaacgcatggcacaaaaaaaacaatgaaaaacaaacagtgtCATCCACATTCCAAACCatattttacccacaaagtcaATTTTTGccaaattattttctttttttcttggaTGATGTCGACTTGCCGGAAGATTTCCTTGAAGCTCCCGGGGATTTTGGTTTCGGGATTTTTTGCAGAGGTTTCTCCATGGATGAAGGAAGAGGGACCGCTTGTATGGATGCCGCGATCTCAGCTGTGGTCTTCATCTTTTTCATCTCGATCCCGATGTCTTCCGCAGCAATCTCAACTTTGTTTGCTGTCAGCGTGGAAATTAACGCTTCAGCGATTTTAACATCAACATCCAATAACTTTTCCTGCTCCGATAATTTCTCGTCAATTCTCGCCTCCTTGTCGCAAGCTCTCTTTATCATTTGATCTTCTTCCATCTGGAGGATGGCGAACTTTTGCTCCTCCTCGATTTTAATGTCATTCAGACGGTGCTCATACCTCCAAACCTCCAAAGTCTGTGCCTCCCTAAGTTCCATGCAAGGCTGAGACACTTCAACTTTAAGATGCGCCTTCTTTCTATCTTCATCCCGATATTCACCAAACACAAACTTGTAAAGGTTGAAATTAGCGAGCACAGTGTTGGTTAGATACTGAATCAGCAGCTTCATATTTTCCAACCCCATGCGCCCGTTAGCTGTGAAGTCGAGCGACAACGAATGTAAAGCAGCGATCGACTTCACGAGCGACGCGTTGATGAAAACTTGGAAAAAACCTTCAGCGAACTTTAAGCTTTGAGCAACTTCTCTCCAAGGCATTCCACGGTTTGTagcaaattgtaaaacatcGTAATAATAATCCACAAGAGCTCCGGAACGAAGATCCTCGTTAAAGTTAACATCCAGGAGGCGCAAATGACGCGCTAGTAGCTGCTGTCCACGTGCTTTTGAAATATTAGCGATGTGCTTTACTTcatttaggtttaaattatccattttaacttttaattgcAATAAATCGGTTTAAACGTCAATTTTCAAACTATTCCATGTTTTTCGAACCGTCGGCAAATTTATCCTCGAtacgaaaaatcaaaacaatccGTTGCTCGGTAGCGCTTCTTGTGgtagaatatttttataaaataacttaaattcatttttatattttattttttgtttttaaataatgaaaaactagtattttaaaacagctgtggtgaaaaaaatcattataaGAAACTGTCTAGTGCAAAAACAAACTCAATATTACACAGATTAGTTTATTACTGAATagttacattaattataacacacaattcaaaaaattactttatattagTTATTTTCTAACTGTTTTACTGAAATATAATCattaaattttccaaaaagctccaaaacatatgtttattatacGATCTCGGTGCAACCGCTGTTATTATGGACACCGCTTTTTTATTTACCGTCGTCAACAGCTGGAGATGAAACGAAAGATTAAAATTTCATTGATTTTTGCGGCTTCTAAAGCAATATAAGCGATGTACGACGTTTACAATTGTAATTTTGGATTTGTTTTGAATATCCTATTCGTTATACAGGGTATTTATGTATATTCTTAACACTTTTGCTGGTTAAGGAATTTAGTTTCCTTTTTTAACGTGAATAGTTGTGATTGGGTTCGAATGACAGTAATAAGTGTTTCAACAGTCAACAGTGTATGTTTCACATTGCATTTATTTTCAGACTTGAAAACTTTTCTTATTTGAAATTTGCTGACAATAAGCATAATAGTCAATTGTGAGTCAGCAGTTTTAGACAATATCActtgtgtgacatcatagttaatcatggtaagtttttatttcttttaaaacaatatttttaatttaaattgtgaaCATGTGTTTAGTTtcattaatgtttaaaaccgttttaaacaaatttaattctctttttgattttaaaaactttgcctttttcatttcatcatcatttattgttttataaatatcaatttgtttgaataaaaacaaataattatgacattcatataacgactgttgttttacagttactttctttcttttgtattatttctgctaccaggcataatgaaATATCCgcattatattatgtttggtTTATACGAAGAACAAAGTctaaatttttgtgttttgcaTATTACTGTAAGTTTCATTGCCATaactaataaaattaatttgttattgTACAAAGAGAcgagttatgacatcataaacataaTTGTTACTTGACAATGCTTCTACATTGTTGACGTAGTTGCCATGACAACGGCCTACTTTTCTTTCgtgaataaattataaagaTGAATAATGAACGATAAACAAGTGAAGGGATAATTATTTGCCGACGTGGGTGACTGCTCATCACAttctttatgatgtcataaatatgGAAACTTTTACCGCTAATTTTagtcattgtttaaataatctgATCTTTGATtggattaaaataaatatatcttcCACCTATACTTTGGTTGgctatattttacattacaaaaggtgggaattaacagcagaacaacagtcgttagaaaacaaaataaattttacccaTTAATATTGTTCCACCACCCATAAATATTGTTCCACCACCCATAAATATTGTTCCCTAGGGTTTGTTGAAATTATTGCGGAAATTAAAATCGGAATCGAACAAAGAACTTCGTATTCTGTTGTTAGGCCTCGACAATGCTGGAAAAACAACGATCTTAAAGAAACTCGCATCGGAAGATATAaaccatattaccccaacacaggTGACGTGGTGAATGTGAATCGTTCATCCTCGCAAGGCGGGGCAACCATTGTcattattacacgggtgttctgtttcatacacctcgtgccagcttacaagttaccacgtatgtaacttatttatcctcgcatggcggggcaacgacagtcactat encodes:
- the LOC100181062 gene encoding uncharacterized protein C8orf74 homolog: MDNLNLNEVKHIANISKARGQQLLARHLRLLDVNFNEDLRSGALVDYYYDVLQFATNRGMPWREVAQSLKFAEGFFQVFINASLVKSIAALHSLSLDFTANGRMGLENMKLLIQYLTNTVLANFNLYKFVFGEYRDEDRKKAHLKVEVSQPCMELREAQTLEVWRYEHRLNDIKIEEEQKFAILQMEEDQMIKRACDKEARIDEKLSEQEKLLDVDVKIAEALISTLTANKVEIAAEDIGIEMKKMKTTAEIAASIQAVPLPSSMEKPLQKIPKPKSPGASRKSSGKSTSSKKKRK